Below is a genomic region from Cottoperca gobio chromosome 24, fCotGob3.1, whole genome shotgun sequence.
tattgTATAGTTAATTGGGGGAAAAACCTGGAGCTAAACATAATGATTTAATCAGAGCAACAACAAAGCAAGCACAAAAGTTTGTCGCGTTGATTTATTCCGTGTTGATTCCATGAAATCTCTcaatatttgcatttaaatgcaacacatcGGTCTCATAcaaaataaagtctttattttaatccTTCTTGATTGACTTGGATTTGACGAATCTTTGCAGCCAGGACTCATTTAATCTAGTTAAAGTGGGATTCCTGCGACCACCTCCGACTCAATACCACACTCATTATTTCCACGCTTGATCTTAAAGAAACCTGAAATGAgaagacataaaaacatgattAACACTTCTTTACCATATCACTCCCCACATTGCCAGATTATGTAACACTGAAAGAATATGTGACCAAAAAAGCATGATGTCCCAAACCCTGGTTCTGTCGTACCTTTATCTCCCCAGTCACTGTTCCAGGAGTTTGCAGCGAGCCAGTAGGGCGTCCCATTCTCCTCTCCCCAGCCGAGGATCTTGATGGCATGACCGCCGACCATCTGTCCTGTCACATGCTGGtacacacctacagtacagtaacagTGAGTGCAATAACACAGGGCTTAAAAGGACAGCAGTGGTGGTTTTCCTCATTTtgatacatgtatacatataatacagaTTTTATGAATAAACTATGCTTTTGTGTTCAAGTAACTATAtttacctttttctttcttgtgaaATAAATTATGTTATCTCACCAGACATGTGCAAATCCTCATGTCTCATGTCCACACTGAGGGTTAATATGTGatgttcacatttctgcacaatactaccactttaaaactgcacagctcttccacttttaattcagatatactgtacattcttTTTTACAGTAATTTGTCATGTtcttattgtatatattttttttttcaatatttgttcttatttttccattttaatttctcttactGTGTTCATATATACACTATTATACACCAAAgtaaattccttgtatgtgaaaacctacaaattctgattctgatgagGTATACAGTTTAAGAGTTGTAGCTAATGTGGCTACAAAGTCAAAGTAGCCTCACCGGTCTTGTACAGCATAAAGTCTGCGTATGCAGAGAAAGCTGCCTCCACAGGCCCGTTCTTGTACAGCTCTATCATGATCTGCTCCTGTTGGGACGGGACGCTGTATATGCGTTTACCTGAAGAGggaaacacaggaaacaagACGATGTATGACAGAGAAGCTACTGTAGGGGGAGGAAATAGATCATTTGGGGGTCCGTACCGAAGTGTTTGTCCTTCTGATAGGATGGTGAGTATCCATCAATGCACATCTCCACACACTTCGGGGTCTCCCGTTTACCCTTACACGGAGGACGAGTCCCATTCACGTGATGCTTACAGGCAGCGATGCTGTAGGGTCGGCAGCCTGTCAAGCACACCGCCAATTTAAGTTCAGaccttaaatattttttcttttaaccctTTTGTTAACGCaaattaaagttgttttttatgtattatatttattctttcgGCACAtgattatattcattatattttaggaaaaaCAGTTGTCCCATGTGCCCAAAAGACTACATAtagtatgataagaaaatggctgtatctctgtatatataagtatttgGTATCTGTGAGCTGAAGTGGAATTTTCTTATTTTGCACACATATGCAgtgttgaaaatatatttaatttgtaaaaaaatCCCTCATTTTTCAAAAATCCTGAATTTGCTTATTgttaaaagtgtgatttttcatgtgatctaaaaaatgtcaaagttgtaCTGTTAGATACCTGCCCAAGGCATGTCGATAACCGATTTCAAGACTTttagaccaatcagaacaaatgttgtggCATTTTCCTTATCATACTAAATACAGTCTTTGAGTACAGTAGGGTGCTTCTATAAACTCATTTAAGTTCACACTTAGGATCAGCTTACCAACTTTGGAGTCATACAGGCCTCCTGTCACAAGCCCTTTCTTCACCCAGAACTCCCAAGCAGTCGATGGGTAACCACCAAAACAGCTGCATccacaggaaaaataaaaacaccacacGCAGTGTTGTTCAATGACCTCTAAAAAGACCTGGAATGCActcattttatacacaaacactcaccCCATGCCACATTCATCACAGCAGGACAGCAGATCTTCGGCAGAGATCTCCAAAGAGATCTGACCATTGCTGTGGATACATAACCTGTCGGATATCGCCTCAGCTGCCCCAAAGGCCTGtgggaaattaaaaaaaatagggAATACTGGTTTGAGAATATGCTAGCTTGCTCTAAAATGCACTTATCTTTTGGTTTCCCTTAAAGGAGAAGCTGATCAACCACTGTTGTGTCCTTTTGTTAGCCTGTCTTACCCAGCAGGACCCGCATGGTCCCTGGTCTCTGATCTGTTGGATTGTGGGACATTTGGGCCACTGCTGGCGTGCGTCAAAGCTGTCCGGAAGCTTTATGCCTTCAGTACTGTGAATCCTGAACAAGAACGGAGGGTACGGAACACTGCAGATAAGATGAACCTGTTGACTGTCACCtgtttgtgcatgtgagtgcacacacacacacacacacacacacacacacacacacataaatccaTATAAATCCATATAAATCCATATATATCCATGCCCACACACCCTCATTAAACTTACACCTCTAGCAGCTTGGGTCCATTCAGAATAGTCCTACACAGTCTCTTCAGATGTCTGGTATCATTGTTATGGAAGTTATGCCCGGCCTGGAGACAAAAGTAGTGAAGTTAAAATGAGAGATTACAGGATTCACAGCATCCATGACCTCGATGTGGGACAGCAGAAATGCAGGAAAGACCCTGAGTTTACTCACCGTCCAGTTGGTGTTGGCTTTGTTAATAAGGTCCACCATCTCTGAGGAGGCATGGGGGAGTTGAGGCTGAGCACAGGTGACGGAGACCGTCACAAGTACACAAAGGAGAGCGAGTGGATGCATCCTGCAAAACAGAGGACTGTCAACATACATAATTACCTCGACTCCAATGCGTGACGACAACTCAGAAGGAAGAGGTTGCTGTTTTATGAGACTTTACAGCATGAACATCACAAGGCAGTGACGGTATAATTTAGGTCAGGATTTTCTGGAGCATCTTGTCGTTTCTTCTCAAACTATGGAACTTATTTGACATTCGGGAGTAGAAGAATTTGAAGTTGGACAAAGCTGCACCTACACAAGTACAAAGCAACTGGAGAATGCAAGGTAGTTGCAGGTAATGCATTTTTTTTCCAACGTTGGCTTTTgaaattatattgttatttgtgACTAGTTAAAACCAATTAAAAAGGATGTAAATGGAGTATTATTCAAGCCATATTTCCCCAGGCAGTAAGTGATCACTAGTGGTAAACCGTGTTGTGATCGAGTGACTACTATCAGCTGATTTTGAAGTATATTTGTTGGTATAATAACCTGCATAAAGACAGGCATACATAACATTAGCCTCATTTCTTATTAACAATCAATTCAATTATcattaaaaatagataaaataacacagagaaagaagaaagacaatCTCCTAAATGTAAATCTTAACTTTTACCTGCAGTTGTTTCGATCGACGTTCTTCTGCtattcctttctctctctgaacaCAACTCCAGTCCTCTCACTTCTTATTGTCCCTTTTTATAAGCAGCAAGTTATGGAATCACATGtctgtgtaataaatgtatgaTTCAAAATCTCATGGGACTAATGTCTTTCCAAAGGTTGACAGGTGATCTTAAGATTATTGACCAATCAACGATAAAGAGAACATGTCCAATTTCGCCTCATGTATTCACATATAGCCGCAGAAATATAACTAACACAAGCAAAGCACAGCAGCAAATAATATGAACCTTGTAACGGTGCTGTGAAATATAATTGTACAGTCTATAATCAACAGATTCTTATGTTGTATGTACAATTACCAGTCAGGCCGTTTAGATTCTTTCAACtctttatttgttcaaataTGTACAAATAACAATGTCATATTTCATAGCAGTGTTTGGAACTCTCCTTTGGATCTGTACAAGGTTGCTCTGTGCGAGCCTTTCTACTCCCCAAAGCTGCGCTAAGAACACTTTAGCTAGCAGGTCTTTATATGCATTTTTCTTTCAGGtattaaattaatcaaaaatTACATTTGCTCTCCCTCATTCATTCAAACAGTTCATGTAAAAAGTACCTTGAAAAAGCgttgtttctttttccatttcaaGAGACAGAGTTGAAACAGAAAGAACAGACAGTGTGTTGAAATAAAGCTTTACTGTGAGCTGATGCAGCACATTTACTGTTAAGTGCACAGTTGcgatatttaatttgaatgtttgtCCAGTAGAAACATAAGTGAGAAAGAACCAACTCCCTCACTAATAACCTTCTTAGTCTTTTTGTTAAGAaagtttttcagttttcttcatGGTTCTAATATACATTAACCAAGGCAAAGAAGCATACTTTCCATTAGAATAGAgtttatttcttaaaaatatattatacagaCATGCTGTCATGAAAGCCATAACCTGAGTTTGAGTGTTTTGTGGTAGTTATCGTGTAAATATGCTTAAAGAGAAAGATCTCAACAGTCATATGTGGTGTATGAGTGCTTTTCAGATGTGAGTGGTTAAATGATGTGTGATGTAATGGCAGCTAAGTAATGCAAATACAGAATGATGTactaataatgtgtttattttgaagcTACTGTATTTATGTTAACATGTTGAAGAATGAATTGAGGCCTTGTTGGTATAAATTAAGTTAAGAAAAGCAATGCATATTTGTTTCAACCTTGTCAACTCTCTATTCTAGAGTACTGACCTGATTGGCCAGTTTGAACTGGGAAGGCGGGCTCTATTGCTATGTGACTGGAATGAGGGGAGATTTGTTGAAAGAGCAGCACCAGTTCTGTTGGGAGCCGACTGAAGAacgttttgtttctttgtttcttttcttttttatgaaggctgaaaaataaaactcttcCTATTTTTCAAGCAAACCTCACGTTTGACCATGTtaccctgcacctcaccttaTGACAACATAACAAGTGGAAtattaaactacatttcattggacatgaaacattttttaaaactaagAGTTGACACAAAAAGACTTAATGGAGTTTGGTGACGGTTCCCTCGAATCCTAAAGAGTCAAGTAATGGCATATCACCACTTAATGGGGAAAATGAAACtactgttttctgtctgttcaAATATGCTGAATAATTTCACTTAATTCAAAAAAGGgtcaaaatgttacaaattaaacaaaaataacacactTAACATAATCATCAAACAACAAAACGCTTGAATTGTTTCAATGTGCCATTTATGCTGGTGAATATAACTACACAACGTGTGTAAATAATTAGTTCAGATGCAGGATGGACTACTAGAAACACCATCAACCAGCCTAAAGAGACCACCCTCCGACCAGAACCCCTCCTTAGTCTAAATATGTCCATGTTTTCTGTAAAAAGCTGCAATGAGGGCAAAGTAGGAAAGATTCCTCACAGGAGAACCGGACCGCCAGAGTGGGCAAAAGGGGCTTTCTGAGTCTCTGGACCCCGGGTAAGGTGAGGATAAATGGGGTTCACTATCCCTGCATGTCGCCGGTGACCTGTTTCTGTGCTTCAGTGGTGCTGAGGTACTGCCAGCTGAGAGCGGCGAGCAGCATGGCAGCCGACAGGTACATGGGCGACAGGTGGGGGGTCCTGGTGGGGAGGTTGCTCTGGGACAGGGCGGACTTCTCTCGGATTAGGGCCAGTATGCACAGGGTCTTGTCCCTAGACGGGTCCGTGTGGGAGACCTTCTGTAAAATCTGCAAAGAGGAAGAACAAGGTGTTTATTGTCACTGAAttgaaaaattattttaaaaaggcgaagaatattgcacatattgcagAGGGGTTGGATTGCAATTTGTGTGCGTGCAGAGCTGGGTCTTCTTGGTGATAAAACACTTTTACCACAGGGTGACACCAAAGCACCGTTTGCATTAATATTGAcaggttttattattttagcaaGACTTGTTTTTTACAAAACTGgaagaacacaaaaacataagaACTCAAATAATGACTGAAACTGCTTCCTTTGAATACCAAATAGCGAGAATGAACAATACAAAAGGGAAATTGAATCAAGGATAATGTCTTCCTGTACATTAAGGGCTCGCTGCATTAAAAAGGTTGTGAGAAAAATCAAAAGGCTAGATATTATCATGGCTGGAACTGTATGATGTATTAATATGGTtgcatttgtaaaatgttttaggTCCttctgttttttgtgtgttgtttttgttttcactcattTTGGGTGTGCATGTCTGGACATTTATGAGTCATATAAATGTAGAATGCCtgtttgaaaaggaaaagaataaagacttaaatgaaaaaaatggtGGAAGTAAGAgagcaaacacaaaaacacacccacCTCCTGGCTGTACTGGGCGATGATGGTCTGCACGGCTCTCATGCTGGTGGCTTCCATCATGAGCGTGACCGCCTGTCCCTTTCTGATCTTCACCACTCCCTGGAACACCATGGGGTTGTTGTAGCATGCCAACAGTGTAGCTATTGCCATCACCTGGTCAGAAGAGGGTTAACACATAGTCAAAAGGAAGAACTGAAAGAAATGAATgcaattaaatgaacatttaactGACGAGGTTTCAAAAAAACAGGACtataggaaaataaaaaagcaaaccGCAcgcaaatgtgcaaataaaatgaaatcacAATTGTcagctatttttttttaatgtataatatttaGTTTCCTCTTTATTGACcatgaaaataaatagagatttttatcttttaaactAGATTTTAGCCTCGTCTTTTTTCCACAACAATATTGCATGCTGGCACAGTTAGTTAGTGTTTGATGAAGTCGGTGCCGTCTCTTAGTTTGATTTGGTCATTTTTATCCGGTGATTTTATCAAATACTGCACCTTACCTAATCTTGTTGAATATTGCACCTTACCCCATCTTATTCTTAATTGTTTCTATACATTTTTGCACTATTTGTACGTGTCCTACTGTGTGttgcaactgttgcacaacaatttccctcaggataaataaagttctatATATCTAGTCATTGAAAAAAAATGAACCCTGGAAGGCACTAAGTCATGAATCAGTGTGTACCTGTGGAATGGCACAGAAGTTGAAGACGGTCTGGTTGCGCAGGCGGGACAGGTAGGCGATAACATCCGGGACGTGTCGCAGAGCATCAGTGACCAGTAGGTTGAGGCAGGAGAGAGCCGACTCCAGCTTCTCGGGCTGGGCCAAGTCCTCCAGACGACCTGCAAACTGACTCCAAGCCTGCACGGGGACACACAATATTAAcacatcacatatatatatatatatatatatatatattttttttttttaaatcagtacTCAAGCTGATCTCTAAGTAACATGAGTGATACACATCGAAAGaagtcatgtttgtttttatttgaccttCCCTCTGCTTCATCAATCGACTGTAAGACTGACACATCTCTCCATGGAGATACTTTAAAATGGTTTGTaaaatttatatttaatatttaatgtttgagTGGGTTCACTTTCCAATGCACCCCTGCTGCTACTGTAGCAGCAGGGGTGCATTGGAAAGAGAAAGTACATACACATATGTTTCTCTACAAAATAGAGTGGtgggccagcagagaaggccttgctggccctgacggcccaccactgctgctACAACACGCACATAACGAACAAAACGCTGCACCAGAGgttatataaacatacatttcacaatggaaattaaataaaactattcTGAAGCTCAAACcaggacaaaacaacacatgctCACCTCTTGTGGCCAGAAGACCCGTGCCTCGTGCATGTCCTCTAGATAGTCTCGGATGATGTTAGTCTTCTGGAGGAACAGGCCCATGGAGTTCGCCAGCTCGGTGTCGCTCCCCACCTCCGGGTCTTCCAGCAGGGACGCAGAGAACAGCTGAGAGAGACCGATACCGACCAGCCCCGCCACGTAATGGCAATACTGCACAGCGGATTAAAAAAACCCAACATGGAATCAGATTTCATTGTGTGACTAAATGCATCAGAAACAGAGGTTTTATAGGAAGTTTTATGTAGTGTGGTGAGACATGACAACATCAAAATTAAGTAACCAGTATAActgaaaatacattattaagaCAGAATGAAGCTTCAGAGATACACATCAATACTAACATATTTTCCTCCAaaccaaagacaaaacaatagtATCTCTGCTCTAATCTGCCAGTTTGCTCATCTCTGATGTTTGTGTCGTTAAATcatgtattattgtattttaaaaacatgttcctCTTATACTCCTGTAATATGTCTAACATTTCTGCTGCTATCTTAACATAAAGTTGACATTTACCAGGTCCCACTCCTTCATTGTTCCCACTTTCTTTTCCAGGAATTCAGCCATTCCTACTCCCATACGGTGGCAGATATCTGAGATGACGTCTCTGTATTCCTTAGCGAGGTTTCTGAATTCCAAAGATATCTGGATTGCAAGCACACATTAAGTTTATAGTTACTCATTTATAACAGagatttcacttttttttaatcacatacCATCATAGATATTAAACATACAACCAACAAAGTAAACTGTAATTAACATTGTATTTTACTGTGTATGGTATTGTGTAAGAACTAGTAAATTAAGCCCAGTTATGTACCTGCCTACTGCCCTTCTATGTAAAACCATGCAGTGCTACTGACCGTGGGGAAATCCGCCAGAACCTGTCGGTCCTTCTCATGGCTCTCGGTGAAGCACCAATCATCCTGGTACAGGTAGGTGTGGAAATCATTCAGCATGGGAACCTTCTTGTCCAGAGGGATCGTCATGTCGTCCTCCACCGTGTCAAGCGCTCGCAGCACCAGGTAGAATATACAAACTGCATGTCTGGATCAGAAAGACAGCAGACGGCTTTAACACACAACTGGGAAGTCTTTGATTTCAGTGCGTTTTCACACACGCTGACTGAAGAGACGCCTAGTCATTGAttcaaaagacaacaaaaataGCAGGCTGTCAAACAGGTGGTCACAGATCACTCCACAGGTCATAAGTGGGCTGCTATAATAAGACACATGCACCAAAGAACATAATCGATCCAATCCCAGTGAGCCTGTGTCTAAACTGCTGATAGTAGTTTCAATGCTGTAAATATTTTTCAATGCGTATTTTGCACATTATGCACATGTTTTATACAGAGAAGTACTGAAATGCAGAAAAAGGAAGCACTCCAGCCAACGCCCCTTGTTCAAAACTTAAGCAAATAAAACATTCCCGCAGACACACCTCCCCACATGGAACCAACCTTTACTCACCTCAACTCTCCGTCCAGCGCTTGAATCACGGCTGCAAAACTCCGGCTGGTTTGGTTCAGATACAGATAGCAGGTCCGCAGACTGTCACTCATGGACTCCTGGTAGGAGAGACACAAGGAGGCCGTGTGTCGGTAAAAGCATGCGGGTCTGAGTGCACTGGAAGGTCGGGCGGCCTCCTGCAGGGCCCGCTCCCCTACCCTCCAGCACGGTAGGAGGGACCGAGGAGCGGACCCGCAGCCCCGCGGCGCCACCGACAGAGAGCGCTTGAACACGGACAGAGAGACTGGATACTTGCAGCAAGCTCCGGCCATACGAATGACCTGACAGTACGAGCGACCCTGCAGCTATTAAACGACTCTGTCCATGTCGACGCCACAGCTGGTCGGGAAATGTAGCTTAGAGGACAAGCGAGCTGAGGGTCAAGTGAGGCCAGAAACGCTCTGGAGGACGTCTGGGAGAGCTAAAAACAAGCGCTCCACTGATCTCAAAACAGTCTACCCTCACTATGTGGGCGAGCAGGGTCCGTGCACAGCGTTTGTAGATCTACTGTTATGATCACACGGCTCCGCCCACTTCTAGCCAGAACAACACCAGCTGTACGGCTCAGTGTGCTGCAGCTTTGAGCAAGGAAGTGTGGCTGCTAAACACTAGATACAATACTATATCAGAGCAGAAAGTTACTTTAGACAATATGGTCTTTTGAATGGAAAACACATAAGCTTACAATAGTATAGAGCCTACTTCAGTTGTATCTGCGTATGCAATGAGCTAAtgttgcctcttttttttttttttttactttaactttatttatatcacataGAAAATAGGTACAGTTCccgttcaaaataaaatcacatctCTTAGGAAACATTTTGACACCTTCTCAATAATGCACAATTAGACATCAATTACTTATTTGAATAGAAATAAATCTAGTTATTGTGAAACatagaggaaaaaaagacaaccaaataaagcaaacaggatttaaatattgaaataaatacaaaataaggaATATAGaagcacataaaataaaaaataagaaaaaaggaGCTGATCAAGGGGTTAGAGTAAATTATATTAAGATATACAGAATTTACTGGCGTTTGAtcttttttatacatttgattaaaagatataattaattattttattccaTGGGGGGTTCTCTGTCACTTGCTATTGTGTGCAATatgaaatcatttttattttattttattaatatagaTCAACAAATCATATCACCACTGTTAAACGACAGTGTTTGGTGCTTCAACGCTGGTTTTAAATCCATCTGGGACCTTTGTCATAGTAACAAGTCAATAATATGAATcttattttgcctttatttcaTCATTTGGGAATTGTTCCTGATGCAAgggtcaaaggacagagggtgtgttTTCTGCAAAATATATACTGTGCATGGATAGCAGTGGATTGTGTTGACACCTGGTGGGAGACATTTGGAAGTACAGTAGGATGTATGTGTAGACACGGGTGTTACAGTCAAATATGTGACCTGTCTGTGTCAGAGGGTTAACGGtggtaataaatatatatatattgatgctTTGGCCTAAAATTAACTGCAACAATCTAAATAGTATGGGGTCACACCTTTTAGCCTCAGAGACTCAAACTGAATTCAGAGGTTTGGTACTTTTGCGTGACAATTTTTGCCCATATTTCTTATCGCGTCACAAAATCTGGCAGGTCACAGAAAAATGTGCAACACCGGTTAAATAGCTGGAAACAATACATCTATGGATAGTTACTAAATGCACCTCTGCATAGCTGCCTGGTTTGGCTTTGGCACTGTGTTAGTAACACATTTAGTCAGTCTGTCATAATctgaacaaagaaataaaatgcattttaggAAAGCATGAGCCTCTTTTGCTACTTTCAAAGAAAAATGTGGTCTGTCCTGAGAAACTAGTATTGTAATAATATGATCAGATTCACTTCACAATGTATGGATATTCTTGAGTTTACCTTTTTGTCTGGGCCATTTAATAATGCTGCCAACCAAAATAAACTCACTGGTGAAACCATGGTGCAGTCTCTACaggctctctccctctccgggTCACATTGATGTTAAAACATTGGGATTATCCCTCAAACACGCGCACATCATCTCTCCCTGCAGTTGACCCTCCAAACTCATTATGTAACGTAAATCCCAAGTCAACGGTCATATCGGCCTGTGCACACTCGAGCCAACACAGGAGTTAGAGATCTCATTAGTGCAACTAGCTGACTCTGTTTCTATAGACTCATGATACATAGGGCTCTTTGGGTTTCCGTGTTGCTACAGAAAACCTGTTTGTGCTGATGCTTTTAAAATGGGGACACTATGTGCTACATGATCCGAGCGAAAAATCTGTAAATGAAACT
It encodes:
- the fdft1 gene encoding squalene synthase isoform X1: MAGACCKYPVSLSVFKRSLSVAPRGCGSAPRSLLPCWRVGERALQEAARPSSALRPACFYRHTASLCLSYQESMSDSLRTCYLYLNQTSRSFAAVIQALDGELRHAVCIFYLVLRALDTVEDDMTIPLDKKVPMLNDFHTYLYQDDWCFTESHEKDRQVLADFPTISLEFRNLAKEYRDVISDICHRMGVGMAEFLEKKVGTMKEWDLYCHYVAGLVGIGLSQLFSASLLEDPEVGSDTELANSMGLFLQKTNIIRDYLEDMHEARVFWPQEAWSQFAGRLEDLAQPEKLESALSCLNLLVTDALRHVPDVIAYLSRLRNQTVFNFCAIPQVMAIATLLACYNNPMVFQGVVKIRKGQAVTLMMEATSMRAVQTIIAQYSQEILQKVSHTDPSRDKTLCILALIREKSALSQSNLPTRTPHLSPMYLSAAMLLAALSWQYLSTTEAQKQVTGDMQG
- the ctsbb gene encoding cathepsin Bb, producing MHPLALLCVLVTVSVTCAQPQLPHASSEMVDLINKANTNWTAGHNFHNNDTRHLKRLCRTILNGPKLLEVIHSTEGIKLPDSFDARQQWPKCPTIQQIRDQGPCGSCWAFGAAEAISDRLCIHSNGQISLEISAEDLLSCCDECGMGCFGGYPSTAWEFWVKKGLVTGGLYDSKVGCRPYSIAACKHHVNGTRPPCKGKRETPKCVEMCIDGYSPSYQKDKHFGKRIYSVPSQQEQIMIELYKNGPVEAAFSAYADFMLYKTGVYQHVTGQMVGGHAIKILGWGEENGTPYWLAANSWNSDWGDKGFFKIKRGNNECGIESEVVAGIPL
- the fdft1 gene encoding squalene synthase isoform X2 encodes the protein MDILKSLGHPEEIFNLFKFKMGGCSTVMPKLDYESMSDSLRTCYLYLNQTSRSFAAVIQALDGELRHAVCIFYLVLRALDTVEDDMTIPLDKKVPMLNDFHTYLYQDDWCFTESHEKDRQVLADFPTISLEFRNLAKEYRDVISDICHRMGVGMAEFLEKKVGTMKEWDLYCHYVAGLVGIGLSQLFSASLLEDPEVGSDTELANSMGLFLQKTNIIRDYLEDMHEARVFWPQEAWSQFAGRLEDLAQPEKLESALSCLNLLVTDALRHVPDVIAYLSRLRNQTVFNFCAIPQVMAIATLLACYNNPMVFQGVVKIRKGQAVTLMMEATSMRAVQTIIAQYSQEILQKVSHTDPSRDKTLCILALIREKSALSQSNLPTRTPHLSPMYLSAAMLLAALSWQYLSTTEAQKQVTGDMQG